The following are encoded in a window of Ogataea parapolymorpha DL-1 chromosome VII, whole genome shotgun sequence genomic DNA:
- a CDS encoding NuA3 HAT complex component NTO1, with amino-acid sequence MAILRERPSPIVRKSLRRRRLAPRLLDSDSETSPPRKLPTPRSPRPVERDEYLEVSKPREEQNFTDYYEGLDEFEPLPVLVKESRADDEYEEYRLKRKRQDREILTRLKRPSFRKMPDQHTEEPPVARSMIQFGYNGNKTVQKPTFWRPTDRGDGLITDGLTLDQKVRSLYDMDEQDASYLEHVNARLAKDGKHISLELFEVIMTYFEMEWCFIEKLLPPKIKNEHQNEEQAQLHAQLYGSDDGIGAAPEEDQCCAVCNRNECDNSNAIVFCDGCDIAVHQECYGVAFIPEGPWLCRKCLIARNQKNRCLFCPSVTGAFKQTDNGGWGHVICTLWINELYFANPIYMEPIEGIGNIPRSRWKLTCYICRQKVGACIQCSKPSCSVAYHVTCARRSDFYMEMKQGVQTAIHDKSTVVSYCDRHSPKEWDFYHDTKQGIQKTKLYYSTGKNRDSGNKIVISKAEKKELKDTKNHWFKWKTVRGAPILPLVVIKKLDKMLQSYRIPQDINYLYEFAKYWTLKREATGGPLIRRPDTANLGVLTNEEIDERLQALDLIKQDIARLAEISSLSLKKAKLELKSTKELLDQMEIYYLPMQYLIKELLDQFLKHDRNNAIISTTFEDSNVPSIRRIVEKVDNYEYQLVSELVDDLTAVDNHVIQNFDPHSAIYRHIRNYWRRLRSQTIDRAQKAERALLKGNRKLFTGVQAEGLDFQVKG; translated from the coding sequence ATGGCCATCCTGCGCGAACGCCCGTCTCCAATAGTCCGCAAGAGTCTTCGGCGGCGAAGACTCGCTCCGCGTCTACTGGATAGCGACTCAGAGACGTCTCCGCCTAGAAAGTTGCCCACGCCTAGGAGCCCTCGGCCCGTGGAGAGAGATGAGTACTTGGAGGTGTCTAAACCCCGTGAGGAACAAAATTTCACAGACTACTACGAGGGTCTCGATGAGTTTGAGCCGTTGCCTGTCCTGGTGAAAGAGAGCAGGGCCGATGACGAGTATGAGGAGTACAGGCTGAAAAGGAAACGACAGGACCGGGAAATTTTGACACGGCTGAAAAGACCGTCTTTCAGGAAAATGCCGGATCAACATACAGAAGAACCTCCTGTTGCTAGAAGTATGATCCAGTTTGGCTACAATGGCAACAAAACTGTGCAAAAGCCGACCTTTTGGCGGCCAACAGACCGAGGAGACGGCCTCATTACCGACGGTCTTACCTTAGACCAGAAAGTGCGTTCTCTGTATGACAtggacgagcaggacgCGAGTTACCTTGAACATGTCAATGCAAGACTTGCCAAAGATGGCAAGCATATTTCTctggagctttttgagGTCATAATGACTTATTTCGAAATGGAATGGTGCTTcatcgagaagctgctgccaccCAAAATAAAAAACGAGCATCAAAACGAAGAACAGGCCCAGCTCCATGCCCAGCTGTATGGATCCGATGATGGGATAGGAGCTGCTCCAGAGGAAGATCAGTGCTGTGCCGTTTGCAATAGGAATGAGTGCGACAACTCGAACGCCATTGTGTTCTGCGACGGCTGCGATATAGCTGTTCATCAGGAATGTTATGGTGTTGCATTTATTCCAGAGGGTCCCTGGCTGTGTCGAAAGTGCCTCATTGCCCGAAATCAAAAGAACAGATGCCTATTTTGCCCTAGTGTCACGGGTGCGTTTAAGCAGACAGACAACGGCGGATGGGGCCACGTGATCTGTACATTGTGGATAAACGAACTATATTTTGCCAACCCTATCTATATGGAGCCGATCGAGGGGATCGGCAATATTCCGCGAAGTCGCTGGAAGCTCACTTGTTATATATGTCGTCAGAAAGTTGGAGCGTGTATCCAGTGTTCCAAGCCCAGTTGTTCAGTCGCGTACCACGTTACATGTGCGCGACGCTCAGACTTTTATATGGAGATGAAACAAGGAGTCCAAACAGCTATCCATGATAAGAGCACCGTTGTGTCGTACTGCGATAGACATTCTCCAAAAGAGTGGGATTTTTATCATGACACAAAGCAAGGGATCCAAAAAACCAAACTTTACTACAGCACGGGGAAGAACCGAGACTCAGGAAACAAAATTGTGATTAGCAAAGCCGAGAAAAAGGAGTTGAAGGACACGAAAAATCACTGGTTCAAATGGAAGACCGTGCGCGGAGCCCCTATCCTTCCTCTTGTTGTGATTAAGAAGTTGGACAAGATGCTCCAGAGCTACAGAATTCCACAAGAtattaattatttatatGAGTTTGCAAAGTATTGGACTCTGAAACGCGAGGCAACTGGAGGTCCCCTGATCAGACGTCCGGACACGGCAAATCTCGGTGTTCTCACgaacgaggagatcgacgagcGTCTTCAGGCTCTAGACTTGATCAAGCAGGACATAGCCAGACTAGCAGAGATATCCTCTCTATCCCTGAAAAAGGCAAAACTTGAGCTCAAGTCTACCAAAGAACTGCTTGACCAGATGGAAATATATTACCTGCCGATGCAATATTTGATTAAGGAATTATTGGATCAATTCCTCAAACACGACAGAAACAATGCCATAATTTCGACAACTTTTGAAGATTCCAACGTGCCTTCTATCAGGCGAATAGTGGAAAAGGTTGACAATTATGAATATCAACTAGTCAGcgagcttgttgacgaCCTTACCGCAGTGGATAATCATGTCATACAAAATTTCGATCCGCACAGTGCCATATATAGGCATATTCGCAATTATTGGAGGAGACTCAGGTCACAAACCATAGACAGGGCCCAAAAAGCCGAGCGCGCGTTGCTAAAGggaaacagaaaattgtTCACAGGTGTGCAGGCAGAAGGACTTGACTTCCAAGTCAAAGGATGA